One Candidatus Paceibacterota bacterium genomic window carries:
- the rplJ gene encoding 50S ribosomal protein L10, translating to MLQKTKKEEMIKDLEGVIKNSESLVFVNFHGLKVSDETMLRKSLRDQGVNYKVSRKTLLARALKGKAEGEIPELAGEVAIAYSKDAISSPREVYNFQKTHKGAVSILGGIFGGKFVDSSYMMELATIPSREVLLSKIAFLLKSPMQRLALAVNEVAKKR from the coding sequence ATGTTACAAAAAACAAAAAAAGAGGAAATGATCAAGGATTTGGAAGGAGTAATAAAAAACTCTGAATCCTTAGTCTTTGTCAATTTCCATGGTTTGAAAGTGAGCGATGAAACGATGCTTCGAAAGAGCCTCCGAGATCAAGGAGTAAATTACAAAGTTTCTAGAAAAACGTTGCTCGCTCGCGCACTCAAAGGCAAAGCGGAAGGAGAGATCCCAGAGCTTGCCGGAGAAGTCGCTATCGCTTACTCCAAGGATGCTATTTCCTCACCGCGTGAAGTATATAATTTTCAAAAAACTCACAAAGGAGCAGTTAGTATTTTGGGAGGTATTTTTGGAGGTAAATTTGTCGATAGTTCCTACATGATGGAACTTGCCACGATACCTAGCAGGGAAGTCTTACTTTCCAAGATTGCATTCTTGCTCAAATCTCCTATGCAACGCTTGGCTCTGGCTGTGAACGAAGTAGCGAAGAAAAGATAG
- a CDS encoding ATP-binding protein: MIKEKIIEYAKRSKKENKFLDFKSGLDVTSTRDWCELTKDVIAMANTGGGIIVFGVDDGGSSNGFNKDIILKLDPAFISEKISKYVDVDFTEFEVIELKRWNKIVAGIYIYGTSIPYVFSKNGVQINDGKKFKSVFAEGTVYFRRGAKSRPGNTLNIKNSFDNALTEVRKEWFKGMRQISELGINQEVNVEVKNQSQSSANLIGLIKLSEKGKLVKFTNSDVNELKKQYPFTYWEIVSKCKEKKKTKQEYLNTYIKKCKLDNSLSFNWRSVAKNLEIPTTIPEKFTYSPLVVKNFK; encoded by the coding sequence ATGATTAAGGAGAAAATCATTGAGTATGCAAAGAGATCAAAAAAAGAGAATAAATTTCTAGACTTTAAATCTGGGTTGGATGTTACTTCTACACGAGATTGGTGCGAACTCACCAAAGACGTTATTGCAATGGCAAACACTGGCGGAGGAATAATTGTATTTGGTGTAGATGATGGAGGATCTTCAAATGGTTTTAATAAAGATATAATTCTCAAACTAGACCCAGCCTTTATTAGTGAGAAAATTTCTAAGTATGTCGATGTTGATTTTACAGAGTTTGAAGTAATCGAACTCAAAAGATGGAATAAAATAGTTGCAGGAATATATATTTACGGTACCTCAATTCCTTATGTTTTTTCTAAAAATGGTGTTCAGATAAATGATGGTAAAAAATTTAAATCTGTTTTTGCTGAAGGAACTGTATATTTTAGGAGAGGCGCAAAAAGTAGACCTGGTAATACTTTAAATATTAAGAATTCATTTGATAATGCTCTTACAGAAGTACGCAAAGAATGGTTTAAAGGGATGCGACAAATTTCTGAATTGGGTATTAACCAAGAAGTAAATGTGGAAGTAAAAAATCAAAGTCAATCCTCGGCAAATTTAATTGGTCTTATTAAACTTTCCGAAAAAGGTAAACTTGTTAAATTTACCAATAGCGATGTTAACGAATTAAAGAAACAGTATCCTTTTACTTATTGGGAAATTGTTTCTAAATGTAAAGAAAAGAAAAAAACAAAACAAGAGTATCTAAATACTTATATTAAAAAATGTAAACTAGATAATTCTTTATCTTTTAATTGGAGGTCTGTAGCTAAAAATTTAGAGATTCCGACAACTATACCAGAAAAATTTACCTACAGCCCTCTTGTGGTTAAGAATTTTAAATAA
- a CDS encoding DUF3761 domain-containing protein, which yields MEQNNSNQKSWYKKKRYLIPLAIFGLILVIGSNNNFNSQTKSESTTIPSYGFDAPAYQSTNSLNNLSVPQLKTQTTTSTDSNPLSNNNYYTNVNGNTVHSPAYPTNSNSVPVGASAQCRDGTYSFSQNRRGTCSHHGGVAQWL from the coding sequence ATGGAACAAAATAATTCCAACCAAAAATCTTGGTATAAGAAAAAAAGATATTTAATACCGCTTGCTATTTTTGGGTTAATTCTAGTTATAGGATCAAATAATAATTTTAATAGTCAGACAAAATCCGAATCAACAACTATCCCTTCCTATGGGTTTGATGCCCCTGCATATCAATCAACAAATTCGTTAAATAATTTAAGTGTTCCTCAATTAAAAACTCAAACCACAACCAGTACTGACTCCAACCCACTTTCAAATAATAACTACTATACAAATGTAAATGGAAATACTGTTCACTCGCCAGCATATCCAACAAATTCCAATTCTGTTCCAGTGGGGGCTTCTGCTCAATGTCGTGACGGCACATATAGTTTTAGCCAAAATCGTAGAGGAACTTGTTCACACCATGGGGGTGTTGCTCAGTGGTTGTAA
- a CDS encoding IPT/TIG domain-containing protein produces MKKYTLYLSIFTLFLILIGLLSFNTKLADAYDSGCIGNALYSITTGQLCSVSSYDYSNYGYGCTSAGPYNIITGQLCSGSQYGYSNYSYGCTSDGPFNIITGQLCSGATSQYPYTYPYYNQVPVISGISGPQSLNVNQMGTWTVRVSNSNLYSGNLTYSVNWGDQPIYVYGVNSSYIYPPQQSATFTHTYMQAGTYNPTFTVTNSSGQSASSSLSVVVGGYTSSTPPFISSISTSSGRVGTQVTIYGTGFNNNYASNNAINFGMSIIPNAYSSNNTSMTFTVPTYTNSACLYSTPACVIPQYQIIPGTYPIFVTNTNGISNVVYFTVTY; encoded by the coding sequence ATGAAGAAATATACATTATATTTATCTATATTTACTTTATTCCTAATTTTAATAGGTCTTTTAAGTTTTAATACTAAATTGGCGGACGCTTATGATTCTGGCTGTATTGGGAATGCTCTATATAGTATAACGACAGGACAGCTTTGCAGTGTATCTTCGTATGATTATTCCAACTACGGTTATGGCTGTACTTCAGCTGGGCCATACAATATCATTACCGGACAGCTTTGTTCTGGTTCGCAGTATGGTTATTCTAATTATAGTTATGGTTGCACTTCGGACGGTCCATTCAATATTATTACTGGGCAGCTTTGCTCTGGTGCAACATCTCAATATCCTTACACTTATCCTTATTACAATCAGGTTCCGGTTATCTCTGGAATTAGTGGACCACAATCATTAAATGTAAATCAAATGGGAACTTGGACAGTAAGAGTTTCTAATTCTAATTTATATAGTGGAAATCTTACTTACTCAGTCAATTGGGGAGATCAGCCGATTTATGTATATGGAGTAAATAGTTCTTATATTTATCCTCCTCAGCAAAGTGCGACATTTACCCATACTTATATGCAGGCAGGAACATATAATCCGACATTTACTGTAACAAACAGCAGTGGACAAAGTGCTAGTTCTAGTTTGAGTGTTGTAGTGGGTGGATATACAAGTTCTACTCCTCCTTTTATTTCTTCAATTTCAACTTCTTCTGGGCGAGTCGGAACTCAAGTCACGATATATGGCACAGGTTTTAATAATAATTATGCTTCCAATAATGCGATTAATTTCGGTATGAGCATAATTCCAAATGCGTATTCTTCCAATAATACCAGCATGACCTTCACCGTTCCCACGTATACGAATTCAGCTTGTCTTTATTCTACTCCAGCCTGTGTTATCCCTCAGTATCAAATTATTCCTGGTACTTATCCTATTTTTGTCACTAATACAAATGGAATTTCGAACGTGGTTTATTTCACAGTGACTTACTAA
- the rplL gene encoding 50S ribosomal protein L7/L12 has translation MSKFDSFMKDLESASVLELNDLVKAIEEKFGVSAAAVAVAGPAAAAEAVEEKDSFSVVLASAGEQKIAVMKVVKEALGLGLKDAKDLVDAAPSNLKDGMKKAEAEDLKKKIEDAGGKVELK, from the coding sequence ATGTCAAAATTTGATTCATTTATGAAAGATCTCGAGAGCGCATCAGTCTTGGAACTCAATGACTTGGTGAAGGCAATCGAGGAAAAGTTTGGAGTATCAGCTGCAGCTGTCGCAGTCGCTGGTCCTGCTGCTGCCGCAGAAGCAGTCGAAGAGAAAGACTCATTCAGCGTTGTTCTTGCCTCCGCTGGTGAACAGAAAATTGCTGTGATGAAAGTCGTCAAAGAAGCATTGGGTCTCGGACTTAAAGACGCTAAAGATTTGGTAGATGCTGCTCCTTCAAACTTGAAAGATGGAATGAAGAAAGCGGAAGCTGAAGATCTAAAGAAAAAGATTGAAGACGCAGGAGGAAAAGTCGAGCTTAAATAA